A genomic stretch from Candidatus Woesearchaeota archaeon includes:
- a CDS encoding asparaginase — MTKETIDLLIVTTGGSIDAYMKWPSAERPGWCIEILNRETQIPEIVKHLGIEGKVEYVPICMKNSDDITDADRDAMYKAIAKSPQESVVITHGLNTLKQTQIYLERKLRADNPLTLPKTIVLVGSKTPDVAGHHGEGIIQVGYAIASSLTARHGVYRVDNGRLLDVQGRKYDHDQFRNATG, encoded by the coding sequence ATGACTAAAGAAACTATTGACCTATTAATTGTAACCACCGGCGGATCTATTGATGCATATATGAAATGGCCATCAGCAGAAAGACCTGGCTGGTGTATAGAGATTCTGAATAGAGAAACACAAATTCCAGAAATAGTCAAGCATTTAGGAATAGAAGGAAAAGTAGAGTATGTTCCCATTTGCATGAAAAATTCTGACGACATAACTGATGCAGACAGAGATGCAATGTACAAAGCAATAGCAAAAAGTCCTCAAGAGTCTGTTGTTATAACACATGGATTAAACACCCTAAAACAAACACAGATTTACTTAGAACGAAAACTTAGAGCTGATAATCCACTTACGTTGCCAAAAACAATTGTTCTTGTTGGCTCAAAAACACCTGATGTTGCTGGTCATCATGGAGAAGGAATAATTCAAGTAGGCTATGCAATTGCATCTTCTCTTACAGCTCGCCATGGTGTATATCGGGTTGACAATGGAAGATTACTTGATGTCCAAGGCAGAAAATACGATCATGATCAATTCAGAAATGCAACAGGCTAA
- a CDS encoding asparaginase, translated as MSKKPDKAYLIECDEIYRRFIEEEIPEPKITLDWTGKPKKPRVLLLYTGGTLGMKKKVNQKTQKEELVPDLSLEQLCAAADFVAGIKNRYNLLGYHVSHVDSTEINVKVWKTLAGLVHKHYEEFDGVVVLHGTDTLQYTSAATAFSLRNLAIPVVHTAAQMILQADGSDVLMNLTGSLAVATSKIAESCALITGEIYKGTRLEKVDDSRILTSFGSPIYGSIGHLGSHGVVLDQRAVVRGTYIPSDLIYAPEFETSVLEVVITPGLSPRVVDAAIDESECKALVMRSFGPGNMPRWFIPLIRAKASEGYPVYVSSQCAGSGISAGGSDYAVGQAVLEAGGVPIGDMSPTATTVKLMKVMGYTKDNAAIKREMVGNIYADEITHYK; from the coding sequence ATGTCAAAGAAACCAGATAAAGCTTATCTTATTGAATGTGATGAAATTTACCGAAGATTTATTGAAGAAGAAATTCCAGAGCCAAAAATTACTTTAGACTGGACAGGAAAACCAAAAAAGCCGCGAGTATTATTGTTATATACTGGCGGAACATTGGGAATGAAGAAAAAAGTAAATCAAAAAACTCAAAAAGAAGAATTAGTTCCTGATTTAAGCCTTGAACAATTATGCGCTGCAGCAGATTTTGTTGCAGGAATCAAAAATAGATATAATCTTTTAGGATACCATGTTTCACATGTTGATAGCACAGAGATTAATGTAAAAGTATGGAAGACATTAGCAGGTTTAGTTCATAAGCATTATGAAGAGTTTGATGGTGTAGTAGTCTTGCATGGAACCGATACATTACAATATACCTCAGCAGCTACAGCATTTTCATTAAGAAATTTAGCCATACCTGTGGTGCATACTGCTGCGCAAATGATTTTGCAAGCTGATGGTTCAGATGTTCTGATGAATTTAACAGGATCATTAGCTGTTGCAACATCGAAAATAGCTGAATCTTGCGCTCTTATAACGGGAGAAATATACAAAGGAACAAGACTTGAAAAAGTAGATGATTCCAGAATATTAACTTCATTTGGCTCTCCCATTTATGGAAGCATTGGCCATTTAGGCAGCCATGGTGTTGTGTTAGATCAACGAGCAGTAGTCAGAGGAACTTATATTCCAAGTGATTTAATTTATGCACCTGAATTTGAAACTAGTGTTCTTGAAGTGGTGATTACTCCAGGTTTAAGTCCAAGAGTTGTTGACGCTGCAATTGATGAATCAGAATGCAAAGCATTAGTCATGAGATCTTTTGGACCAGGAAATATGCCACGATGGTTTATCCCGCTTATTAGAGCAAAAGCAAGTGAAGGATATCCAGTATATGTTTCATCGCAATGCGCAGGAAGCGGAATTTCTGCAGGTGGAAGCGACTATGCAGTAGGACAAGCTGTTTTAGAAGCAGGCGGAGTTCCGATTGGAGATATGTCTCCGACAGCTACAACGGTAAAGCTGATGAAAGTAATGGGATACACAAAGGACAATGCAGCCATTAAAAGAGAAATGGTTGGAAATATATATGCGGATGAAATTACCCATTACAAATAA
- a CDS encoding asparaginase, whose protein sequence is MKKMETTTKKPKICILFCGGTIVMAKDPKTGSLDMSGGINEILNLEPKLKEIVEMNVEFIDNIDSTNTKEHHWDTMVKKITEKYNDYDGFVITHGTNTMGYTQALYHLLCKG, encoded by the coding sequence ATGAAGAAAATGGAAACTACAACAAAAAAACCAAAAATCTGCATTCTTTTCTGTGGCGGCACAATTGTGATGGCAAAAGATCCAAAAACAGGTTCTTTAGACATGTCAGGCGGCATAAATGAAATTCTCAACTTAGAGCCAAAATTAAAAGAAATTGTGGAGATGAATGTTGAATTCATCGACAACATAGATAGCACCAATACCAAAGAACACCATTGGGATACTATGGTGAAAAAGATTACAGAAAAATACAATGATTATGATGGATTTGTTATCACCCACGGCACTAATACCATGGGTTACACTCAAGCGCTTTATCATTTGCTTTGCAAGGGATAG
- a CDS encoding asparaginase: protein MQGIGKPVVLTGAQIPANQLESDARRNFVNAVKLATMNIAQVMVVFGSKVILGTRAKKVSESELEAFKTFNAPDLGEIRLSIELKQEHKKRHNHPFTPKPGFNANIIVLTLEPGIRTEDVMKIVESDIKGLVIRAYGSGDLPYSLLPALERAHKKKIPIVVTTQCPIGVTRIGLNDVGLKALQTGITQAFDMSMESMTTKLKWLLDKNTPYERIKEIMETNLAGELVPPIKDS from the coding sequence TTGCAAGGGATAGGAAAACCTGTTGTTTTGACAGGCGCGCAAATTCCAGCCAATCAATTAGAGAGTGATGCACGAAGAAACTTTGTCAACGCTGTAAAATTGGCAACGATGAACATTGCGCAAGTGATGGTTGTTTTCGGGAGCAAAGTTATTCTCGGCACCAGAGCAAAAAAAGTTTCAGAATCAGAACTGGAAGCATTCAAAACATTCAACGCTCCGGACTTAGGCGAAATCAGATTAAGCATTGAACTAAAACAAGAACACAAAAAACGTCATAATCATCCATTTACACCAAAGCCTGGCTTCAACGCAAATATTATTGTCTTAACTTTAGAACCAGGCATAAGAACAGAAGATGTCATGAAAATAGTAGAATCAGATATCAAAGGTTTAGTAATCCGAGCATATGGCAGTGGTGATCTACCTTACTCGTTGCTGCCAGCATTAGAGCGCGCTCATAAAAAAAAGATTCCAATTGTTGTCACAACACAATGTCCTATTGGCGTGACGAGAATTGGATTAAATGACGTTGGATTAAAAGCATTGCAAACTGGCATTACGCAGGCATTTGATATGTCAATGGAATCAATGACGACAAAATTAAAATGGCTTCTTGATAAAAATACACCGTATGAACGGATTAAGGAAATAATGGAAACAAACTTGGCAGGAGAATTAGTTCCGCCGATAAAAGA